One window of Bacteroides sp. AN502(2024) genomic DNA carries:
- a CDS encoding GntR family transcriptional regulator, protein MKIDHSSEKPLHIQAEEILRRLIESEEYKNGKLFPNEVKLSEQLHISRNTLRQAINKLVFEGLLVRKKGYGTKVVKKGIVGGVKNWLSFSQEMKMLGIEIRNFELHISLKRPTEEIGTFFDLGSSPATRCVVMERVRGKKEYPFVYFISYFNPHIPLTGEEDYTRPLYEMLETQYNIVVKTSKEEISARLAGEFIAEKLEIKSSDPILIRKRFVYDVNGVPIEYNIGYYRADSFTYTIEAER, encoded by the coding sequence ATGAAAATAGACCATAGCAGTGAAAAGCCACTTCATATTCAAGCAGAAGAGATCCTAAGAAGACTCATAGAATCCGAAGAGTACAAAAACGGAAAGTTATTTCCCAACGAGGTTAAATTGTCCGAACAATTACATATTTCAAGGAACACATTGAGACAAGCGATCAACAAGCTTGTATTTGAGGGGCTTTTAGTTCGAAAGAAAGGCTACGGAACGAAAGTCGTAAAGAAAGGTATCGTAGGAGGAGTAAAGAACTGGCTTAGTTTCTCACAGGAAATGAAGATGTTAGGTATCGAGATTCGTAATTTCGAGCTACATATCAGTTTGAAACGTCCGACCGAGGAAATCGGCACATTCTTCGATTTAGGTTCCAGCCCTGCCACTCGCTGTGTAGTGATGGAGCGTGTCAGAGGAAAAAAAGAATACCCGTTTGTCTACTTTATCTCGTACTTCAACCCCCATATTCCATTAACCGGGGAGGAAGATTATACACGCCCATTATACGAAATGTTGGAAACTCAATATAATATAGTGGTAAAGACCAGCAAGGAGGAGATTTCAGCCAGACTCGCAGGAGAATTTATTGCAGAAAAACTGGAGATCAAATCCAGTGATCCTATATTAATAAGGAAAAGATTTGTTTATGATGTGAACGGAGTACCTATTGAATACAATATCGGATATTACCGGGCGGACAGCTTTACTTACACAATAGAGGCAGAAAGATAA